In the Pedobacter cryoconitis genome, AATCAAAAGACCAATGACCGAAAAAATACTAGTATTAGGCTCTAATGGGCAGATAGGAACTGAACTGGTTACTGCGCTGCGCAAAACTTATGGTGAAGACAATGTAGTGGCCTGTGATATCCGACGTCCTGATTATGACATTAAGAATTCAGGACCTTTTGAGTTCGTTAATGTTTTAGAGAAGGATACTTTAAATACCATTTTTAATAAATACAAACCTAGCCAGGTTTATTTGCTGGCTGCCTTATTATCAGCTACCGGTGAGCAGAATCCAAAGCTTGCCTGGGACCTAAATATGAATGGTCTGCTGAACATCCTTGACCTGGCGATTGTCTATAAAACTGCCAAAGTTTACTGGCCAAGCTCCATTGCAGTATTCGGCCCTAATTCTCCAAAGGACCAGACTGAACAATACTGTGTGATGGATCCGAATACGGTTTACGGAATCAGTAAATTAGCGGGTGAAAGATGGTGTGAGTATTATCATCAGAAATTTGGTCTGGATGTACGCAGTATCCGTTACCCAGGTTTAATCAGCTGGAAAGCTGCCCCGGGTGGTGGTACAACGGATTATGCCATCCATATTTTCCATGACGCATTAAAGAAAGCTAATTATGCTTCTTTCCTTTCTGCAGAAACAGAATTACCAATGATGTACATGGATGATGCGATCCGTGGAACTATAGAATTGATGGATGCTCCGGCAGACCGTATTTCTATTCGTTCGAGCTATAATTTTGCTGGTGTAAGTTTTACGCCTGAAACTTTGGCCGCTGAAATAAGGAAACATATTCCGGAATTTACATTAACTTATACTGCTGATGATCCCCGTCAACAGATCGCTTCAAGCTGGCCCCGTTCAATGGATGATCAGATTGCAAGACGTGACTGGGGTTGGAAGCCTGAATTTGATCTGTCAAAAATGACGATTGATATGTTAAACAATTTAAAAAAGGTAGGGTAACCTATATAATTTATACCATGGGAAGAGCATTTGAGTTTAGAAAAGAAAGAAAATTTAAGCGTTGGGCTAAAATGGCCGTACAGTTCACCCGTATAGGGAAAGAGATTGTAATGGCAGTAAAGGACGGTGGTCCGAATCCTGATACGAATTCACGTTTACGTACAGCGATCCAAAACTCTAAAGCGGTAAATATGCCGAAAGACAGAGTGGATGCTGCAATTAAAAGGGCTTCTAATAAGGATGAGAATGGTTACGAGGAGCATGTTTACGAAGGATATGCACTTCATGGTGTAGCTATATTAATTGAAACTGCTACTGACAATACCAATAGAACTGTAGCTAATGTGCGTAGTTACTTCAGTAAAACCGGTGGTTCTTTAGGAAAAACAGGTTCTCTGGATTTCATTTTCAACCGTAAGTCTATTTTTAGGTTCTTACCAGGAGAAAAAGATTTGGAAGAACTGGAATTTGAACTGATTGATGCAGGCCTGGAAGAGCTTTATCTGGAATCTGATGAAGAGGGCCACGATATTGCAGTTGTTCAGACAGCATTTGAAGATTTCGGTAAAATGCAAAAGGCACTGGAAGATTTAGGCTTTGAAATGAAAAGCGCGAAATTGGAAAGAATTGCAATGTCTACAACTCCTATTTCTGAAGAGCAGGCACTTGATGTTTTTAAACTTATTGATAAGTTGGAAGACGATGACGATGTACAGGCTGTTTATAACAATATGGCAGAGTAAGAATAAGGGGGATATCCTCTGAGTATAAAAAAAACCAGGAAGTAGTTTTCTTTTGACGTTCATGAAGAATGAACAATATCAGAAAACTTACTTCCTGGTTTTTTTATTGACATCCGGATTTGGAGGAGTTGGAATAGATGGAGAAAACAAAGGGGCTACTTCTTGTGGCTGAATAACCACGGTAGAAACTTTGGTTCTGCAAAAGTGGAATCCCAGCTGTTATGGTTTGCATCAGGATAAAGCGTAAATTTCACCTCTTTACCAATAATTTTTAATTGATTGGCGATTGCAGTAGAACCGGCTGGGGGTACCACATCATCCTTACCACCGTGGAAAATCCAAAGTGGAACATGCTTGTATTTTTCAACGTTTGCAATGTTATCACCTCCGCAGATGGAAAAGGCAGCGGCGAATGTTTTAGGTTTGCGTCTCAAAAGTTCAAGTGTGCCCATACCACCCATAGAAAGTCCGCCAACATAAACTTGTTGATGATCGATATAAGGTTTATCAAGAATATTATCAATCATTCCTAAAAGGGCTTTCATCGCTTTTGTAGGTTTTCCCCTTTTTTGATAATCGAAGATTCTTTTTCCGGTAGAATCAGAAGACATCTTCACGTTAGCCCAGAAGCTATCTTCTGAACATTGAGGGAAAACTATAATGGCGGGATATTGTTCACGGATATCTTTTCTCAAGAACAGCTTTCCGCCATGCAGTAATTGTTTTTCATTGTCATTTCCACGCTCTCCACTTCCATGAAGGAAAAACAGGACAGGATATTTTTGTTTTGGATCGAAGTGTTCAGGGAACAAGATACGGTAGGAGATACTGTCCTTGCCGTCAATAAAACTTCCTTTGTCGTATTTTTTGAAATCCTGAGCCATTGTTTGCAGGGTAAATAAGAGGGAGAACCAGAGAATTAATTTAAAATGCTTCATAGAACTAAATTAAAAAAACCCGCTTGAATATAAGCGGGTTTTAATGAATTAATGTTTATTTAACTGGCTAAGCCATTTATGGGTTAATAACCAGGACTCTGTACCAATTGACCCTTACTTCTGTCAATTTGATCTTGTGGTAATGGCCAGTACTCATCACGTGGTTTTAGACTGATACCTTTAAGGTAATCAAAGTAGGTACCTTCAAAAGCGAAGTAACTTTCCAGTGTGGTTTTAGCAACACCCCAGCGTACCAGGTCAAAGAACCTGTGGCCTTCCAATGCTAATTCTAATCTGCGTTCAGTACGAACAGCAGTTCTTGCATAATCAGCACTTGGGAAAGAAGGATAGGTGCTAACTTTGTAAGCGGCAGCAGGTTGCCCATTTGGAAGCAGCAAAGTAGGGATTTTTGAAGCGCGTTCTCTTACTGCGTTTACCAAAGTTAAAGCTCTTCCAAGGTCACCAGTCTCCACTGCACACTCTGCAGCCATCAGATAAATATCTGCAAGGCGAATTAGATTAACGTTTAATCCAGTAACATTTGGACTGCCAGGAGCAGCACCACTTGCAAACTGGGCAACTTCAATTGTATTTTTAACAGCAAGAAAAGGTCCGCCATTACTTGCATCACGAATCCAGGAATCACCAGGCATCAAACCCCAGTCACGAAATGGAACTCCTCTTCTGCCTAAGGTAGGGTCAATCCTTGGATCTAAAGCCAGCGTTGTATTCAAAGCGTAAGCAATTTTTGGATCTTTTGCTAATCCAAAATCAGAAATATAAGGCGTTGCGCGATAAGCCGCAACAGGTAATGGAAGGCCATCGGCATCTACTCTGAATGCATTTGCCAAATCAATTGTAGGCTGGAAGAAACCACAGCAATTAATTGGTGCATTGCCAGAAGGGAAATTTAACATGTCCCCAACGTTCCCGTTATCACCACCAGTACCATCTGTTCCTACAGAATTTTGTACAGTAACAATAGATTCCGGACCATCTTCTTTAGTAATATCGAAGTTGTCTGAATAAGCTAAATTGATAAGACTTGGCTTTGCAACTATGACAGCATTCAGCATAGCATAAGCTTCAGCATATCTTTTCTGATATAAAAATACCTTTCCAAGATAGGCCTGTGCCGCGTATTTATCCATACGGCTTTTTTCACCTTTTGGTTTTGTTACATTCAGGTTCGCTACCGCAAACTGAAGATCTTCTATGATGTTAGGATAAATATCTTTATCATTTGGTAAGATAGCTCCATTTGTAGCTTCAGTTACATAAGGTACAACTTTGAATATCCTTACTAAAAAGAAATAATAATGTGCACGAAGTATCCTGGCTTCACCCTGAATCTCTTTCGCTCGGGCATCATCAAATTTAGCGGTACCACCACCAGCCTGTAATGAGGCTAAAACTTTCAATGTGTTGTTGCAACGCTGAATACCTTCATAACATCTATCCCAGATATTAGAAAGATTATCATTCGTACTTGTTGGAGCGTGACGCTCTATCGCATTCATAAAGGGCTGATCACCATTACTACTGCCTTTATGGGCATTATCTGAAGCAACCTCACCAAATAACCACTGGCTGGGAGCCGCACCATAATTACCCCAGGTACCGCTTACATTACCATTAAGTAAACCATAAGCACCAACCAATAAACCTTCAACACCGTCCTGTGAAGTTAATTGCGGTATCGTCAGTTCGCCCTGCGGCTGAACCGTCAGAAATGACTTCTTGCAGGATAGCGTACTGCATATTATAAAGGATAGGAAA is a window encoding:
- a CDS encoding NAD-dependent epimerase/dehydratase family protein; protein product: MTEKILVLGSNGQIGTELVTALRKTYGEDNVVACDIRRPDYDIKNSGPFEFVNVLEKDTLNTIFNKYKPSQVYLLAALLSATGEQNPKLAWDLNMNGLLNILDLAIVYKTAKVYWPSSIAVFGPNSPKDQTEQYCVMDPNTVYGISKLAGERWCEYYHQKFGLDVRSIRYPGLISWKAAPGGGTTDYAIHIFHDALKKANYASFLSAETELPMMYMDDAIRGTIELMDAPADRISIRSSYNFAGVSFTPETLAAEIRKHIPEFTLTYTADDPRQQIASSWPRSMDDQIARRDWGWKPEFDLSKMTIDMLNNLKKVG
- a CDS encoding YebC/PmpR family DNA-binding transcriptional regulator — protein: MGRAFEFRKERKFKRWAKMAVQFTRIGKEIVMAVKDGGPNPDTNSRLRTAIQNSKAVNMPKDRVDAAIKRASNKDENGYEEHVYEGYALHGVAILIETATDNTNRTVANVRSYFSKTGGSLGKTGSLDFIFNRKSIFRFLPGEKDLEELEFELIDAGLEELYLESDEEGHDIAVVQTAFEDFGKMQKALEDLGFEMKSAKLERIAMSTTPISEEQALDVFKLIDKLEDDDDVQAVYNNMAE
- a CDS encoding prolyl oligopeptidase family serine peptidase, whose translation is MKHFKLILWFSLLFTLQTMAQDFKKYDKGSFIDGKDSISYRILFPEHFDPKQKYPVLFFLHGSGERGNDNEKQLLHGGKLFLRKDIREQYPAIIVFPQCSEDSFWANVKMSSDSTGKRIFDYQKRGKPTKAMKALLGMIDNILDKPYIDHQQVYVGGLSMGGMGTLELLRRKPKTFAAAFSICGGDNIANVEKYKHVPLWIFHGGKDDVVPPAGSTAIANQLKIIGKEVKFTLYPDANHNSWDSTFAEPKFLPWLFSHKK
- a CDS encoding RagB/SusD family nutrient uptake outer membrane protein, giving the protein MKHLKYIFLSFIICSTLSCKKSFLTVQPQGELTIPQLTSQDGVEGLLVGAYGLLNGNVSGTWGNYGAAPSQWLFGEVASDNAHKGSSNGDQPFMNAIERHAPTSTNDNLSNIWDRCYEGIQRCNNTLKVLASLQAGGGTAKFDDARAKEIQGEARILRAHYYFFLVRIFKVVPYVTEATNGAILPNDKDIYPNIIEDLQFAVANLNVTKPKGEKSRMDKYAAQAYLGKVFLYQKRYAEAYAMLNAVIVAKPSLINLAYSDNFDITKEDGPESIVTVQNSVGTDGTGGDNGNVGDMLNFPSGNAPINCCGFFQPTIDLANAFRVDADGLPLPVAAYRATPYISDFGLAKDPKIAYALNTTLALDPRIDPTLGRRGVPFRDWGLMPGDSWIRDASNGGPFLAVKNTIEVAQFASGAAPGSPNVTGLNVNLIRLADIYLMAAECAVETGDLGRALTLVNAVRERASKIPTLLLPNGQPAAAYKVSTYPSFPSADYARTAVRTERRLELALEGHRFFDLVRWGVAKTTLESYFAFEGTYFDYLKGISLKPRDEYWPLPQDQIDRSKGQLVQSPGY